A part of Candidatus Bathyarchaeia archaeon genomic DNA contains:
- a CDS encoding DUF255 domain-containing protein, whose translation MGKILWLDWSKESFEKARAEGKPILLDIKGSWCHWCHVMDETSYSDPAVVDALNKKFVPIRVDTDKRPDVNRRYNMGGWPTTAFLDSEGKIITGGTYIPPEQLREVIRSVLDMYAKSKGKIRSKLEPPRIPKATTDPLTESIAKDIGTAIAVNFDIDYGGFGFEPKFPQTDSLEYALVRYRYHGEKEMLTVVNKTLERMGRGGLYDHVEDGFFRYSTTRDWTIPHFEKMAEDNARLLATYLKAYQVTGNTFFKEKAEGILRYVQSKFADSKEGGFYGSQDADEEYYKLGLDERKKRSAPSIDKTFYTNYNVLFASSYLLAGAVLNNPEYARFGLKTLERVITTIDNRGALPHYVGADVSALKGLLVDHALALHALADAYEHTGNWAHIETAKKLMDYSVRTLGDKEGGGFYDIAEQSADIGELQARDKPMDENSVMATAALRLSWITGDDRYEKLAEKTLRLYASEYERYGIMAASYALALESLLNGPIGVTILGSKSKEAEKFRVQARKLYPVRRYLLQLDPARDSERIKQLGYEHATAPVAYVCVGKVCGPPLKDASKIESTITSLISPVPMTAASQ comes from the coding sequence AGATCCAGCTGTAGTTGACGCGTTAAACAAGAAGTTCGTCCCGATAAGAGTGGACACCGATAAGCGACCTGATGTCAATCGCCGATACAACATGGGGGGATGGCCCACGACCGCTTTCCTCGACAGCGAGGGAAAGATCATCACGGGCGGGACTTACATCCCACCTGAACAGCTACGCGAAGTCATCCGATCAGTACTCGACATGTACGCAAAGAGCAAGGGGAAGATTCGAAGCAAGCTTGAGCCGCCTCGGATTCCAAAGGCGACGACAGATCCTCTGACGGAGAGTATCGCTAAGGATATTGGAACCGCTATAGCGGTCAATTTTGACATTGACTACGGTGGATTTGGCTTTGAGCCTAAGTTTCCGCAGACTGACTCTCTCGAATACGCTCTCGTGAGATATCGTTACCATGGGGAGAAGGAGATGCTCACGGTTGTCAACAAGACTCTTGAGCGGATGGGAAGAGGGGGACTCTACGATCATGTTGAGGACGGGTTCTTCCGATACTCCACGACTAGGGATTGGACGATACCACACTTCGAGAAGATGGCTGAGGATAATGCCCGGCTTCTTGCAACATATCTCAAGGCTTACCAAGTTACTGGAAATACGTTCTTCAAAGAGAAGGCTGAAGGTATTCTACGATACGTTCAATCAAAATTCGCAGACTCGAAAGAGGGAGGATTTTACGGCAGCCAAGACGCTGACGAGGAATACTACAAGCTAGGCTTGGACGAGCGAAAAAAGCGCTCGGCGCCAAGCATTGACAAAACTTTCTACACAAACTACAATGTTCTATTCGCCTCGTCGTACCTGCTCGCCGGCGCAGTCTTGAACAATCCCGAGTATGCGAGATTCGGTTTGAAAACTCTAGAGCGCGTCATAACCACCATTGACAATAGAGGAGCCTTACCGCACTATGTCGGCGCAGATGTTTCAGCACTAAAGGGACTCTTGGTCGATCACGCTCTAGCTTTGCATGCTCTCGCCGATGCTTACGAGCACACAGGAAACTGGGCTCACATTGAGACAGCGAAGAAACTGATGGATTACTCAGTTAGAACCCTCGGTGATAAAGAAGGTGGGGGATTCTACGACATTGCAGAACAGTCAGCGGACATCGGAGAACTTCAGGCTCGGGACAAACCCATGGACGAGAACAGCGTGATGGCTACGGCCGCGCTTCGCCTGTCATGGATTACTGGGGACGATCGATACGAGAAGCTTGCGGAGAAGACGCTGAGGCTCTACGCCAGCGAGTATGAGCGGTACGGGATAATGGCTGCATCATACGCGCTTGCACTTGAATCCCTGCTAAACGGGCCGATCGGAGTCACCATCCTCGGATCCAAGTCGAAGGAAGCTGAAAAATTCAGAGTGCAAGCCAGAAAACTTTACCCTGTCAGAAGGTATCTCCTCCAACTGGACCCAGCAAGGGACTCTGAGAGGATCAAGCAACTCGGCTACGAACATGCAACAGCTCCCGTTGCATATGTCTGCGTGGGCAAGGTCTGCGGACCTCCACTGAAGGATGCATCAAAGATTGAATCTACAATCACCTCTCTCATTAGTCCGGTACCAATGACGGCTGCATCGCAGTAA
- a CDS encoding IMP dehydrogenase, producing MSEPGFRSKFKDTDVAVTFRDLILLPGWTEVEPNQVEISTQVTVNHSLNMPFVASPMDTVTESEMAIAVARLGALGVLHRNCTLEEEVEMAKKVKRAESLVIKDVITIRPTETVEYATELMQKHNISGLPVVEQEKLVGIVTGRDVRFADSSLLTKDVMTKKVITAPDDTNIEGAKEILHKHRVEKLPLIDREGRLKGLMTIKDILLRGRFPNAARDENGQLLCGAAVSPFDLKRAKRLSEVADILVIDVSHFHNANVFAATKKILEEVDADVVVGSIGTYKAAEDAITRLEGIAGFRVGIGSGSICTTMEATKAGSPTVYATAQVADAVRTYGSKVPIIADGGIRGPGDAAIAMSLGASTVMMGNLFARCKEAPGTLITIGGRYYKQYRGMGSPSAMAKRFSMDRYAQPSKGLPEGVEGWVPYKGEVGVVMQEMSAGLQASMGYAGARTIPELWEKAHLAAITHSGSEEARPHDVLLPSDSPERV from the coding sequence GTGTCGGAGCCAGGGTTCAGATCTAAGTTCAAGGATACTGACGTGGCAGTTACTTTCCGGGATCTTATCCTTCTTCCCGGATGGACCGAGGTAGAACCCAACCAGGTCGAAATATCGACCCAGGTCACCGTAAACCACTCGCTCAACATGCCCTTTGTCGCGAGTCCTATGGACACAGTGACGGAGAGCGAAATGGCCATAGCCGTCGCCAGACTCGGAGCCCTAGGAGTGCTCCACCGAAACTGTACTCTCGAAGAGGAGGTGGAGATGGCAAAGAAGGTGAAACGTGCAGAATCTCTCGTGATAAAAGACGTGATCACTATCAGGCCGACCGAGACAGTCGAGTACGCTACTGAGCTGATGCAGAAACACAACATCTCCGGTCTTCCGGTCGTCGAGCAAGAGAAGCTCGTGGGTATCGTCACAGGGAGAGATGTTCGCTTCGCGGACTCTAGCCTGCTGACCAAGGACGTCATGACAAAGAAAGTCATAACGGCGCCCGATGATACGAATATCGAAGGCGCCAAGGAGATTCTTCACAAGCATCGCGTTGAGAAACTTCCACTGATCGATAGGGAAGGCCGACTCAAGGGATTAATGACGATCAAAGACATCCTCCTTCGAGGAAGATTCCCCAACGCCGCCCGAGACGAGAACGGCCAATTGCTCTGCGGAGCGGCAGTATCGCCCTTCGACCTCAAGAGAGCGAAGAGGCTCAGCGAAGTCGCCGACATTCTCGTCATAGACGTGTCCCACTTCCACAACGCCAACGTGTTCGCAGCGACGAAGAAGATCCTGGAAGAAGTCGACGCAGACGTTGTCGTCGGCAGCATCGGGACATACAAAGCTGCCGAGGATGCGATAACAAGACTGGAAGGCATCGCAGGATTCCGAGTCGGAATAGGCTCAGGGTCCATCTGCACTACGATGGAGGCAACAAAAGCAGGCTCGCCAACCGTCTACGCTACCGCGCAAGTTGCCGACGCAGTTCGAACATACGGGTCGAAGGTCCCTATAATCGCGGACGGTGGCATAAGAGGACCCGGGGACGCCGCAATCGCAATGTCGCTTGGAGCGTCAACCGTAATGATGGGCAACCTATTCGCGCGTTGCAAAGAAGCGCCTGGTACGTTGATTACGATTGGTGGCCGTTATTACAAGCAGTACAGGGGAATGGGAAGTCCTTCAGCCATGGCGAAGAGGTTCTCTATGGATCGATATGCCCAACCCTCGAAGGGCCTCCCGGAAGGAGTTGAAGGCTGGGTCCCCTACAAGGGAGAAGTCGGTGTTGTCATGCAAGAAATGTCTGCAGGGTTGCAAGCATCCATGGGATACGCAGGAGCCAGGACGATTCCAGAACTCTGGGAGAAAGCACACTTAGCTGCGATAACTCACTCAGGGTCCGAGGAAGCCCGCCCACATGATGTGCTTCTCCCCTCTGACTCTCCAGAAAGAGTCTAA
- a CDS encoding amidohydrolase: MANPDLILYNGRIYLQPDRQSRVEAISITDGGVTATGSSRDLLRFKAASTNSVDLHGLVGVPGLADSHVHLLGYGMLLRTLDLSSARSIAEIQTMLAKVASGKPKDQWILGRGWDQEKLRDHRYPDRSDVDITTNPAFFRRICGHVAVANSTALAKAGVDENTPDPFGGEIERDSTGKPNGILKERALEIVSRSVPRHEKETREALLVASQKLLEQGVTSLHCIIEDDQEFKALKDLKHQGKIAQTIYAILPMNMLEQVASMEDELAVWGNGFRIGGIKLFLDGSLGARTAALGSPYDDAPGSSGMLTMSKEQLLSAIDKTRDTGLQLCLHAIGDRAVAMGVETLTETLGSRECQKSRHRIEHASLVPPELMRDMAELGLVASVQPRFIYSDSWAEKRLGKRVSYLYPFKSMIQAGIHLAAGSDSPSDDPSTAEGLWSAVSRPGLSSLERLTPSEALSCYTKGPAYASFSENVQGTLQVGKWANMTVLDHDPLESTPDALRKLRVVQTIVRGTIFSWN, translated from the coding sequence TTGGCCAACCCTGATCTGATACTCTACAACGGAAGAATCTACCTTCAGCCGGACAGACAGAGCAGGGTTGAAGCGATCTCAATCACGGACGGCGGCGTCACTGCAACAGGTTCCAGCCGAGACCTTCTAAGATTCAAGGCCGCGTCAACCAATTCTGTTGACCTTCATGGACTGGTCGGAGTTCCCGGCCTCGCTGACTCCCACGTTCACCTTCTGGGATACGGAATGTTGCTGCGTACCCTCGATTTGTCTAGTGCAAGATCCATTGCCGAAATTCAAACGATGCTTGCGAAGGTCGCGTCGGGAAAGCCGAAAGACCAGTGGATACTTGGAAGAGGATGGGATCAAGAGAAGCTTCGAGATCACCGATACCCTGATCGATCCGACGTAGATATCACAACCAACCCGGCCTTCTTTAGAAGAATTTGCGGCCACGTCGCCGTTGCAAACTCGACCGCGCTAGCCAAAGCAGGCGTCGATGAAAACACTCCGGACCCGTTTGGCGGAGAAATTGAGAGAGACTCAACTGGCAAACCCAACGGCATATTGAAAGAACGAGCCCTGGAGATTGTTAGTAGATCAGTCCCTAGACACGAGAAAGAGACAAGAGAAGCCCTACTTGTCGCGTCTCAGAAACTGTTAGAGCAAGGAGTCACCTCCTTGCACTGCATAATCGAAGACGATCAAGAATTCAAAGCCCTCAAAGACCTGAAGCATCAGGGAAAGATCGCACAGACAATCTACGCGATTCTACCAATGAACATGCTCGAACAAGTCGCGTCAATGGAAGACGAACTTGCCGTTTGGGGGAACGGCTTCAGAATTGGAGGGATCAAACTATTCCTGGATGGATCTCTCGGCGCGAGAACAGCGGCTCTCGGAAGCCCATACGACGATGCCCCGGGCTCTTCAGGAATGCTGACAATGTCTAAGGAGCAGCTCTTGAGCGCGATCGACAAGACCCGAGATACCGGGCTTCAACTATGCTTGCATGCCATTGGCGATAGGGCCGTCGCAATGGGGGTAGAGACGCTGACCGAGACTCTAGGGTCCAGGGAGTGTCAGAAATCGAGACATCGAATAGAACACGCATCTCTGGTGCCCCCAGAGCTGATGCGGGACATGGCAGAGTTGGGGTTGGTTGCCTCTGTTCAACCTCGCTTCATCTACTCGGACAGTTGGGCCGAGAAACGTCTCGGAAAGCGCGTCTCATACTTGTATCCGTTCAAATCTATGATTCAAGCGGGAATCCATTTGGCAGCCGGATCCGACAGCCCCAGCGATGATCCAAGCACGGCTGAGGGGCTGTGGTCAGCGGTCTCTCGTCCCGGTCTCTCATCTCTCGAGCGCCTAACACCGAGCGAGGCCCTCTCCTGTTATACAAAGGGCCCGGCCTATGCCTCTTTCTCAGAAAACGTCCAGGGAACTTTGCAAGTGGGCAAATGGGCGAACATGACGGTTCTAGACCACGACCCCCTTGAATCCACGCCGGATGCTCTTAGGAAGCTTCGAGTGGTTCAGACGATCGTACGTGGGACGATATTCAGTTGGAACTAA